CAGTCTCGATGAGAGCAACCGCGACAGCAGATTGTTCGAGGAGGCTGTTGAATAGTTGTTCCGGCCTCGCAGACAGAACAGCGGCCACGACATGATGGGAAGTCGGGTCTTCACTCTTCGAGGGTGGGGTCATGGCCGGCTCCATAACAGCATGGCAAAAAACCACCAGAACGTGACCGAGCCGGGCCATTTTACGCCCAAGGCCCCAGGAAACACGAGTGGTGCTTAGCAGAAATTGCCCTAAGGCCTAGGACCAGGCTGATGAGAGGACCCCCTCGGCATCCCGCCAGTGCGGGGTCCAGGCGAGGGTCACCAACTTCACGGCAATGTTGGCTTTGGTGGGCTTGATTGAAACCGTTTCGAGCTTCTCATTCACGGGATCGGTCGCAGCGGTTAGGATATCGCTTTCAGTCTTGAATTGTGCTTCGAGATCGCCCAACTGTTTTTGTAGCGCTGCCACATTTTCTTCCGCGACCCCGACATCCTGAGACTCTTTCATCACCCGGCCGGCACCCCGGATCGCCGTCGTGGCCCGACCGATGTTCGCGGCACTGATCGTCTTCCGTCCGAGAAACGCCCCGAGGATGGAGGCTCCGACAGAAATCGCAGCCTGCACTTGGCTTGAGCGGGATTCGGCCTGCTGTCTTTCCTTCGTCAGTTCCGCCCGTCTGATGCGTTCCTGAAACGTCGCGATCTTCGACGCATATTTCTGGCGTAGCGCTTCAGCGCCCTTGTCGCGTTGTTCCCGTCCGGTCTGCTGTAACCGTACGCGGAAATCGCGCTCGGATTCCCCCGGCTTCGATACTTCCTTCGTACTGGGACTCCTGAACAACTCCACTTTCTGCGTTCGGAAGAGCCAGCCGCCGAAATCCTTGTTCCAATCGGCGTAGCTCTTGGCCTTGCAGGCGATTGCCGGCAGCGTCAGAAACTGAGCTCCACCTTCTGGATTCTGTTCAAGATCGGCTACCGCCACATCCGCCGCTGTCGCCTTGTCCCAGTCAACTCCTACGGGACCATCCGCAATAGTTGCCAATATCGTCGCGTCCTGCGTGCTGTCGATCCCACTCTTTGAATCAGAGAAGCGGATGTGCGACCAGCCCAGCAGCATCGGGGCATAGACCAATTCGCTTCCCTCCGGCTTACTACCGCGCAACGGCACAAAATGCTCTGCAACATGCGGCGAGAGCAGGGGGCGGGACTTCAATGCTGAGGACGGACTCGCCTCACTGAGTGGGCCCGCGTCGATGGGTCTGCGAGGCGGGCCAAGCGGGCTGGGGGTTGAGCGAGAAGTCTCAGTCGTCAGTCCTCGGTGCTCAATCCTGCGGGATTCCATCAACGTTTTGATCTGTGTCCTAGTGAGAGGTCCGCGCAGATAGGAAAGACACCAGCGCGTCTCAAAGACAACCGGTTCGTTCTCATGCACGTTGTTCATCAGGAAGATTCGATTGCCGAGCCCAGCCAATATTTGCTCCATACGGCCTCGGTCGAATTTTTGCCCGGCGCCCGTCGCAGCTCCTTCCAGACCTTCCAGAACACGGGCCTTATCTCGTTCAGTCTGCAGTCGCCCAATGAACCAGGTGCCGGTGTTGGCCAAGCCCTTGTAGTCGAGATCCACCGGGTTTTGCGTGGCAAGCACGACACCCAATCCGAACGCGCGAGCTTGCTTGAGCAAGGTCATCAACGGCAACTTCGAGGGAGGATTCGCTACCGGCGGAAAGTAGCCGAAGATTTCGTCCATGTAGAGCAATGCTCGCAGGCTCGTCGTACCAGATTGTGCCCTCATCCACCCGACCATTTGACTGAGCAAGAGCGTCACGAAGAACATGCGCTCGGCATCATTGAGATGGGCGATGGAAAAGATCGCGAGACGTGGCTTTCCTGCCGACGTATAGAGCAAGGATTGAATGTCGAGTGCCTCTCCTTCCATCCAGGCCTGAAATCCTGGAGCAGCGAGCAGATTGTTCAGTTTCATCGCGAGAGCGAAGCGATCATTCGACGGAAAGAAGGACTCCACATCCATCACGCCGACCTTCGAGAGCGGCGGCGATTGTATGGCCTGAATCAGTGATGCAAGGTCGAGATCTTCTTCCTTCTTCCACGTCCGATCGAGGATCGTCGAGAGGAGAATGTGCTCACGGCTCTGGATCGGATCGGCCTCGATGCCAAGCAGGACAAGCAAACTCGTGACGGTCGTACTGATCCGCTCGCGCAGCAACTCCTCATCTTCACGCACATCGGCAGCCGGTGCGGCGAACGATTTGAGGATGGAAACCGGCATGCCGGCGTTGCTTCCCGGCGTGTAGATCGCAACATCCGCCGCATCCCGTAGTCGTTGAATCCGCGCGCCGTCCTGTTGCCAACTTGCCAACCCTTTTGTCCACAGTTCGGCCTGCGCCTGGGCATAATCAACCGAGGACAAGCCTTTCTTGCGCGCATCGTCCTCATTGATCCAAGGCTGAAAGTCTTCTCCCTTGAGAGACGGGAACGTCAGCATCAAATTGCCGAGGTCGCCCTTCGGATCGATGATGATGGCGGGAATGTTGTCGATGGCGGCTTCTTCGAGGAGCGCCAGACAGAGACCAGTCTTGCCGCTACCGGTCATGCCGACGCAGACGGCGTGCGTCACCAGATCTTTCGAGTCATACAGCAACCATCCCGGCTTAGCCTGCTTGGTGGCCAGATCATACGGTCGCCCCATATAAAACACGCCGAGCTTTTCAAAATCTTCAGCCGTCGAGGGAGTAGGCGAGGGTGATGGGCTGGATTTCTTCGGGGCGCTCTGGGTCTTTGCAGCAGAATCGGGCTTTCTCGCCTTCGGCATAACAACGGCTCCCTTCGCTCATGGGTCGGAGGTGAGGTCGAGGTATTGTAGTGGTCTAAAAGATGCGCTGCAAGCGGGCCAAGTGGGCGTGGAATGACGTATCGATTGTGACGGGAAAGGCAATGCCCGGAAGATCATTGGACAGTGGAATGCACAGGACAAGGGAATGTACAGGACAAGGTTTGACCCCATTCACGACTTGTGCGTTTCCCCATGCAGTCTTGATTATTCGGCATGGATAAATGAGAATGTCTCAACATCTCTCTGGGGAAACAAGGCATGGCCAAGACGTTGACGCTTCGCATTGATGATAAAACGTACTCAGCGATTGCCAAACAGGCGAAGACAGAAAACCGCTCGCTCGCCAATTTTGTCGAAACAGCCGTGAAGGCGCATATCCAGGAATCTGCATTTCTAGACGATGTGGAAATGGCCGACATTCTCTCAAATGAACACCTGGTGAAACGTCTCCGGCAAGGGTCAAAAGACGCGCGAGCCCGAAAAGGCGTCGTCATTGGGTAAGTTTCAGATCTTCGAAACATCTGCGTTCAAGGAAGATCTTGCCAAACTCGACCGAGCCGGTTTGAGACGGATTCAGGAAAAGCTAGAAACCTATATCTATCCTCGGCTGAGAGCCGATCCACATCACGGCCTCAATATCAAGCGACTGAAGAACTGGGAACCGCCGACCTGGCGTTACCGCGTTGGTGCGTGGCGATTCTTTTACGAAATCAATGAGAGGGAGAAACGCGTCTACATGATTACGGCTGATCACCGAAGGGAAGCGTATCGATAGCTGTATTCCCTCACCCCACAACAACCTGTCAACTGTTTGTGGGCTTCTTTGTTACTCCGCTTATTGCCGGCAGATGTCCCTGACTTGGGCGCGAACAGGTCCGGCTACCCACGTGCGGCCTCGTGTGAGCGACTGGAGGTACCGCAAATTCACGGTGCATGCTCCAAATAAAGACTCCCGACCCCCTTTGTTGACCATCAAAGTTCGTC
This region of Nitrospira sp. genomic DNA includes:
- a CDS encoding YlcI/YnfO family protein is translated as MAKTLTLRIDDKTYSAIAKQAKTENRSLANFVETAVKAHIQESAFLDDVEMADILSNEHLVKRLRQGSKDARARKGVVIG
- a CDS encoding ATP-binding protein, which gives rise to MPKARKPDSAAKTQSAPKKSSPSPSPTPSTAEDFEKLGVFYMGRPYDLATKQAKPGWLLYDSKDLVTHAVCVGMTGSGKTGLCLALLEEAAIDNIPAIIIDPKGDLGNLMLTFPSLKGEDFQPWINEDDARKKGLSSVDYAQAQAELWTKGLASWQQDGARIQRLRDAADVAIYTPGSNAGMPVSILKSFAAPAADVREDEELLRERISTTVTSLLVLLGIEADPIQSREHILLSTILDRTWKKEEDLDLASLIQAIQSPPLSKVGVMDVESFFPSNDRFALAMKLNNLLAAPGFQAWMEGEALDIQSLLYTSAGKPRLAIFSIAHLNDAERMFFVTLLLSQMVGWMRAQSGTTSLRALLYMDEIFGYFPPVANPPSKLPLMTLLKQARAFGLGVVLATQNPVDLDYKGLANTGTWFIGRLQTERDKARVLEGLEGAATGAGQKFDRGRMEQILAGLGNRIFLMNNVHENEPVVFETRWCLSYLRGPLTRTQIKTLMESRRIEHRGLTTETSRSTPSPLGPPRRPIDAGPLSEASPSSALKSRPLLSPHVAEHFVPLRGSKPEGSELVYAPMLLGWSHIRFSDSKSGIDSTQDATILATIADGPVGVDWDKATAADVAVADLEQNPEGGAQFLTLPAIACKAKSYADWNKDFGGWLFRTQKVELFRSPSTKEVSKPGESERDFRVRLQQTGREQRDKGAEALRQKYASKIATFQERIRRAELTKERQQAESRSSQVQAAISVGASILGAFLGRKTISAANIGRATTAIRGAGRVMKESQDVGVAEENVAALQKQLGDLEAQFKTESDILTAATDPVNEKLETVSIKPTKANIAVKLVTLAWTPHWRDAEGVLSSAWS
- a CDS encoding type II toxin-antitoxin system RelE/ParE family toxin — its product is MGKFQIFETSAFKEDLAKLDRAGLRRIQEKLETYIYPRLRADPHHGLNIKRLKNWEPPTWRYRVGAWRFFYEINEREKRVYMITADHRREAYR